One window from the genome of Candidatus Zixiibacteriota bacterium encodes:
- a CDS encoding methyl-accepting chemotaxis protein: MNFLHNLSIKSKLSLLVGMFIAGFVIFGLMSHSLLNGLKDGEVFRDVSLGKDLLADVLPPPCYIVESYLVAHQMALPASREALNQHVENLNRLKQDFEARTTFWRDTLAEGDIREKITVTSPELGREFFAVVESEYVPALRRGDYTSARRILDDKLSTLYVAHRKVIDDIVRRENDAIVAADRDAREQIAGSASFTLTVAACVVVACIVFAMIVVAQIVRPIRALAGVADAVAKGNTEQSITVEARDEIGVLARSFRDVMRYMQNLSQSAQRIAGKDLTVEVQPSSDKDILGSSFKVMSDNLLVTIRQVSDNARNVSSAATEVASSAEQMSATAKGQNEQVRSIVASVEDMKEVLTLSAEQTKEAAVKSSTASGAAVEGGKAVYSVVDGMTRINEVVTRAAKTIEGLSTSAEHIGEIIGVIDDIADQTNLLALNAAIEAARAGDQGRGFAVVADEVRKLAERTTKATGEITAMIRGIQNETNDAVSAMHTGIGEVTAGREMSVKAGEKLDQIIRIANELESVIEELAHASMRQNLAAESITSSIKEISQFADENSAGAVQSAQAAGLLNQQATELQRTIEEFRIRQ; this comes from the coding sequence GTGAATTTTCTACACAACCTGTCCATCAAGAGCAAGCTGTCACTCCTTGTAGGGATGTTCATTGCGGGATTTGTCATCTTTGGGCTTATGAGTCATTCGCTCCTTAACGGGCTCAAGGATGGCGAGGTGTTCCGCGATGTTTCCCTTGGAAAGGACCTCCTGGCGGATGTCCTGCCGCCGCCGTGTTACATTGTGGAATCGTACCTCGTAGCGCATCAAATGGCGCTGCCGGCTTCGCGAGAGGCCCTCAACCAACACGTGGAAAATCTGAATCGCCTGAAGCAGGATTTTGAGGCACGGACAACGTTCTGGCGGGACACACTCGCGGAGGGCGACATCCGGGAAAAGATCACCGTAACGTCGCCTGAACTGGGTCGAGAGTTCTTCGCGGTTGTAGAGTCGGAGTATGTACCGGCTCTCCGGCGCGGCGACTACACCTCAGCACGGCGCATTCTTGATGACAAACTTTCGACACTGTACGTCGCTCACCGGAAGGTGATCGACGATATTGTCCGGCGTGAAAATGATGCGATCGTGGCCGCAGATCGTGATGCTCGTGAGCAGATTGCCGGCAGCGCGTCATTCACATTGACGGTCGCGGCTTGCGTTGTCGTGGCGTGTATTGTGTTCGCTATGATCGTTGTCGCGCAGATCGTTCGTCCTATTCGCGCCCTTGCCGGCGTTGCAGATGCGGTCGCAAAGGGAAACACCGAGCAATCGATTACCGTCGAGGCGCGCGATGAGATCGGCGTCCTGGCGCGGTCATTCCGTGATGTCATGCGCTACATGCAGAACCTCTCCCAGAGCGCACAGCGCATCGCGGGCAAGGATCTCACTGTCGAGGTGCAGCCATCCTCCGACAAAGATATTCTCGGATCGTCATTCAAGGTCATGAGCGACAACCTGCTTGTGACCATTCGTCAGGTGTCGGACAACGCGCGCAACGTATCCTCGGCCGCAACCGAGGTGGCGTCCTCGGCCGAACAGATGTCGGCTACGGCGAAAGGACAGAATGAGCAGGTGAGGTCGATCGTCGCCTCAGTCGAAGATATGAAGGAAGTTCTGACACTGAGTGCCGAACAGACGAAGGAGGCCGCAGTGAAATCGTCGACGGCGTCAGGAGCTGCCGTCGAGGGAGGGAAAGCTGTCTACAGTGTCGTCGACGGCATGACGAGGATCAACGAGGTCGTAACACGCGCCGCAAAAACCATCGAGGGGCTGTCGACATCTGCCGAGCACATCGGCGAGATCATTGGTGTCATCGACGATATAGCCGATCAGACCAATTTACTCGCACTCAACGCCGCCATCGAGGCAGCGCGTGCGGGTGACCAGGGGCGTGGTTTTGCCGTCGTTGCCGACGAGGTCCGCAAGCTCGCCGAGCGCACTACCAAGGCCACCGGCGAGATCACCGCAATGATCCGCGGTATCCAAAATGAGACCAACGATGCCGTGAGTGCTATGCACACCGGGATCGGGGAAGTGACCGCTGGACGGGAAATGAGTGTCAAAGCAGGTGAGAAACTCGACCAGATCATTCGCATTGCGAACGAATTGGAATCGGTCATCGAGGAGCTGGCGCATGCCTCCATGCGGCAGAATCTGGCCGCCGAATCGATCACCTCGAGCATCAAGGAGATATCGCAATTTGCCGATGAGAACTCCGCCGGTGCGGTTCAGTCGGCGCAGGCCGCCGGACTTCTGAACCAACAGGCGACAGAACTGCAGAGAACAATCGAGGAGTTCAGAATCAGACAGTGA
- a CDS encoding polysaccharide deacetylase family protein, with protein sequence MRRFIKHLLASACYYSGLMALLSLARRLSGQTEPYMILMYHRVVEDIRSRTEYTQAGINISLAAFEKQMAFLAKEYSVVPLGQLVAHLQQGTPLPRRALVITFDDGWRDNFTLAYPILKKYDLPATIFVSTDFIESAEKFWFLRVGFYLEEGKLTTAQLADVLQELYGDNGGEQHGKTVTRDYLEWVASDHDRFMEALKELDQKNLRRALGELMCRSRLTDDKWPDRRWTLSWDDIRAMDPSLIEIGSHARSHQILTQMSSAEIRRELVESKLLIEEKTGRPVTSIAYPNGDHNEEVRRLARETGYHCGIATHNPEGTALMRDIYALQRVGVHEGVSSTATGRFSPALFACYLRRLF encoded by the coding sequence ATGAGACGCTTTATCAAACATCTGTTGGCCTCGGCCTGCTACTATAGCGGCTTGATGGCCCTCCTGAGCCTGGCGCGGCGACTATCGGGCCAAACAGAACCGTACATGATACTCATGTATCATCGGGTGGTCGAGGATATCCGGTCACGGACCGAGTATACGCAAGCGGGAATTAACATTTCGCTGGCTGCGTTCGAAAAACAGATGGCGTTCCTGGCGAAAGAGTATTCAGTCGTTCCGCTTGGGCAGCTGGTGGCACATCTCCAACAAGGGACACCACTGCCGCGACGAGCGCTGGTGATCACGTTCGATGACGGCTGGCGCGACAACTTCACGCTGGCATACCCGATACTCAAGAAATACGACCTTCCGGCGACCATCTTCGTCTCCACGGATTTCATCGAAAGCGCCGAGAAGTTCTGGTTTCTGCGAGTCGGGTTCTATCTGGAGGAAGGAAAACTGACCACCGCGCAACTCGCCGACGTGCTCCAGGAACTGTACGGCGACAACGGCGGCGAGCAACATGGGAAGACGGTGACGCGCGACTATCTTGAATGGGTCGCTTCCGACCACGATAGATTCATGGAGGCGCTCAAAGAGCTTGACCAGAAGAATCTCCGCAGGGCGCTGGGCGAGTTAATGTGTCGGAGCCGACTCACTGACGATAAATGGCCCGACCGGCGGTGGACACTCTCGTGGGACGATATTCGCGCCATGGACCCGTCCCTCATCGAGATCGGGTCGCACGCCCGGTCACACCAGATCCTCACCCAGATGTCGTCGGCGGAGATCCGGCGCGAACTGGTGGAATCAAAACTCCTCATCGAGGAGAAGACCGGACGTCCCGTAACCTCAATAGCCTATCCCAATGGCGACCATAACGAGGAGGTCCGCCGTCTTGCCCGTGAGACCGGCTATCACTGCGGTATCGCTACGCACAACCCGGAAGGGACGGCGCTGATGCGTGACATATATGCACTACAGCGGGTCGGCGTGCACGAGGGTGTATCATCGACCGCCACCGGCCGCTTCTCCCCGGCGCTCTTCGCCTGTTACCTGCGGCGGCTGTTCTGA
- a CDS encoding cupin domain-containing protein: protein MAMYSAITRRKPGRGKVYSVLGDHVACKLVGEECGDAISVFEVTVAPHSGPPPHVHLHEEEAYYVLQGSFDFLQGERIIHAKPGEFIRFARRTMHTYKNTGDMPGRLLAIYTPSGVEHYFEEMDRLTRAQALDAERAQKVANRHAILSFPL, encoded by the coding sequence ATGGCCATGTACTCGGCTATTACTCGCCGCAAACCGGGTCGGGGCAAAGTCTATTCTGTCTTGGGGGATCATGTCGCGTGCAAGCTGGTGGGCGAAGAATGCGGCGACGCCATCTCGGTGTTTGAGGTCACCGTAGCACCTCACAGCGGACCGCCGCCTCACGTCCATCTGCATGAAGAGGAAGCGTACTATGTCTTGCAGGGGAGTTTCGATTTCCTGCAGGGAGAACGGATCATTCATGCAAAACCTGGCGAATTCATCCGTTTTGCGCGTCGGACCATGCATACGTACAAGAACACCGGGGACATGCCGGGTCGGCTCCTCGCGATTTATACACCGTCGGGTGTGGAACACTATTTTGAGGAGATGGACCGTCTGACCAGAGCCCAGGCGCTCGATGCGGAACGAGCACAGAAAGTGGCCAATCGGCACGCCATTCTGTCGTTTCCGTTGTGA
- a CDS encoding response regulator: protein MKIVIADDSNTSRRMLESIIKQWGFEVVSFENGADVWDALKKQTEPSLVILDWVMPGLTGVEICSLLRKHEKGMPSYVILLTACDSKDEVIKGLEAGANDYVTKPFHKEELRARMAVGKRVLELQLGLSHKIQELELSLREIKTLRGIVTICMHCHKMLNDERSWERLEKYVQEHSEAQFSHGLCPECLEKYYPEREESKATQ, encoded by the coding sequence ATGAAAATCGTCATCGCCGATGACAGCAACACTTCGCGGCGGATGCTGGAATCGATCATCAAGCAGTGGGGCTTCGAGGTGGTCTCGTTCGAAAACGGCGCCGACGTTTGGGATGCCCTCAAAAAACAGACCGAGCCGAGTCTGGTGATTCTGGACTGGGTCATGCCCGGGCTGACCGGGGTCGAGATCTGCAGCCTTCTCCGCAAACATGAAAAAGGGATGCCGTCATACGTCATACTCCTGACCGCCTGTGATTCCAAGGATGAAGTGATCAAGGGGCTGGAGGCGGGCGCCAACGATTACGTGACCAAGCCGTTTCACAAAGAAGAGCTGCGGGCGCGCATGGCCGTCGGGAAGCGGGTCCTCGAACTGCAGCTGGGCTTGTCACACAAGATCCAGGAACTGGAGCTTTCGCTTCGCGAAATCAAAACCCTTCGCGGCATAGTCACCATCTGCATGCACTGCCACAAAATGCTCAACGACGAGCGTTCGTGGGAACGGCTGGAGAAATATGTCCAGGAGCATTCCGAGGCGCAGTTCAGCCACGGGCTTTGTCCGGAATGCCTTGAGAAGTATTACCCGGAACGCGAAGAGAGCAAGGCGACGCAATAG
- a CDS encoding prolyl oligopeptidase family serine peptidase, translating to MQPTGTILDTETVELNRYAHATVKRMYGVRVIEDTIVERITYLSDGLKVKGYVTRPKEPGVYPMLIWNRGGFGDRGALDDLTAYLILASAAVWGYVVLATQYRGNKGGEGTEDFGGDDVNDAFAMLEVAKNIPECDLSRVAVEGASRGGMTTYQLLTRYDKFRCAIVHAGLTDLAARCAANEDFRKFMRQKLSHLTEDQLQAEVRRRSAINLVAQFPKTTPVLLFHGTADKRVPIEQSQRMANELKKHDIPYEFVILEGAGHVALKDGSYKQIDLHRKAWLERYLQS from the coding sequence ATGCAGCCTACCGGCACGATTCTTGATACCGAAACGGTCGAACTGAACCGCTACGCTCATGCGACCGTCAAACGGATGTACGGTGTCCGGGTGATCGAAGATACCATAGTGGAACGGATAACCTATCTGTCCGATGGTCTGAAAGTAAAAGGGTATGTCACACGTCCCAAAGAACCGGGCGTGTATCCGATGCTCATCTGGAACCGGGGCGGGTTTGGGGACCGTGGGGCGCTCGATGATCTGACCGCATATCTCATTCTTGCATCCGCCGCCGTGTGGGGCTACGTCGTACTGGCTACCCAGTATCGCGGCAACAAGGGGGGCGAAGGGACCGAGGATTTTGGCGGCGACGATGTCAACGATGCCTTCGCCATGCTGGAAGTAGCCAAGAACATACCGGAGTGTGACCTCTCGCGCGTAGCTGTCGAGGGGGCCAGCCGCGGCGGCATGACCACCTACCAGCTTCTGACTCGCTATGACAAATTTCGTTGCGCCATAGTCCATGCCGGCTTGACCGATCTCGCTGCTCGATGCGCCGCCAATGAGGACTTCCGCAAGTTCATGCGGCAGAAACTTTCGCATCTGACCGAGGATCAGCTTCAGGCAGAAGTGCGCCGCCGCTCCGCAATCAACCTGGTTGCACAGTTTCCCAAGACAACACCTGTGCTCCTGTTTCATGGCACTGCTGATAAGCGAGTACCGATCGAGCAATCACAGCGCATGGCGAATGAGCTGAAGAAACACGATATTCCGTATGAATTCGTGATTCTCGAGGGGGCAGGACATGTGGCGCTCAAAGACGGCAGCTACAAACAGATTGATCTCCATAGGAAAGCATGGCTGGAGAGATACCTCCAGTCGTAA